Proteins encoded in a region of the Podospora pseudopauciseta strain CBS 411.78 chromosome 6, whole genome shotgun sequence genome:
- the CCA1 gene encoding CCA tRNA nucleotidyltransferase, mitochondrial (EggNog:ENOG503NU7R; COG:J) — translation MHIRLGITQGFRSFRHPPRELGSVFFLMKRRYCDSTSKHSLSSPPAKKHRPYTATMVSRTITLTEQEEQLKRLLVDVARYIDSSSSENSPTILRWAGGWVRDKLLGIKSHDIDTAINNLTGEAFVGKLRDYVQIPGNKQLHNLMDSDIGRLHTVARNPDKSKHLETSTIKLCGLDVDFVNLRKETYCENSRNPEVEFGTAEEDAARRDATVNALFYNLQTGEVEDLVGGLPDLGAGIIRTPMEPLQTFMDDPLRVLRLVRFASRLGFKIDKAAEEVMADENVLRNLKIKISRERIGVELEKMLNGKHPVESLRLINRLGLYHAVFTVPERTDMPKPDISKWDRAYECLFFFESNNTPGSIWELLVTTEEARYFAWSLATITPWEQLPDDPPLKSGKLAMPLATQAAREGFKAPNKLSDVITAAHRHRPAILELKALVDENKDEMKDRAKFGMAIREWDSRAKGSWRLQVLYSILVDVLEGSTSREEILMGWLRFLDHLVELDLMHVTKLDRIIDGTDLSKALGVKPGRWMGAALEVVMEWQLRNPEVEDPAGAVEEVKKRRVELGIK, via the exons ATGCACATTCGACTGGGAATCACACAGGGATTCCGGTCGTTCAGGCACCCGCCTCGAGAGCTTGGTAGCGTTTTCTTTCTAATGAAACGCAGGTACTGCGACAGCACATCGAAACATAGCTTATCCTCCCCACCTGCTAAGAAACATCGGCCATATACCGCAACAATGGTTTCccgcaccatcaccctcaccgagCAGGAAGAACAGCTCAAGCGCCTCCTTGTAGACGTCGCGCGCTACATTGACTCTTCTTCCAGCGAGAACAGCCCGACTATCCTCCGCTGGGCTGGTGGCTGGGTTCGCGATAAACTACTTGGAATTAAGAGCCACGACATCGACACGGCTATCAACAACTTGACCGGTGAGGCTTTCGTTGGAAAGCTTCGTGACTATGTCCAGATCCCAGGCAACAAGCAGCTACACAACCTGATGGACTCCGACATTGGCCGCCTTCACACTGTGGCCCGCAACCCAGACAAGTCGAAGCACTTGGAGACCAGCACCATCAAGCTCTGTGGGTTGGACGTGGACTTTGTGAACTTGCGGAAGGAAACATACTGCGAGAACAGCAGGAACCCCGAGGTGGAGTTTGGgacggccgaggaggatgctgcTCGCCGAGATGCGACCGTCAATGCTCTCTTTTACAACTTGCAGACGGGCGAAGTGGAGGATCTTGTCGGGGGTCTGCCAGATCTGGGGGCGGGGATTATTCGGACACCAATGGAGCCACTGCAGACCTTCATGGACGATCCCCTTCGTGTATTGAGACTGGTGAGGTTTGCTAGTCGACTGGGGTTCAAAATTGACAAGGCGGCAGAGGAGGTTATGGCGGATGAGAATGTGCTGAGAAACTTGAAGATCAAGATCAGCAGGGAGAGGATTGGTGtggagttggagaagatgcTCAATG GCAAACACCCGGTCGAGTCCCTGAGGCTGATCAACAGGTTGGGGCTTTACCATGCTGTGTTCACTGTACCGGAACGAACCGACATGCCAAAGCCAGATATCTCCAAGTGGGACCGTGCATATGAAtgcttgttcttctttgAGAGCAACAACACTCCTGGTTCCATCTGGGAGTTGCTCGTCACCACAGAGGAAGCGAGATATTTCGCCTGGTCATTGGCCACCATCACGCCTTGGGAGCAACTTCCTGATGATCCCCCTCTCAAGTCAGGAAAGTTAGCCATGCCCCTTGCTACGCAAGCCGCGAGGGAAGGATTCAAGGCACCCAACAAGCTATCTGACGTGATCACTGCCGCCCATCGGCACCGTCCTGCTATTCTGGAGCTCAAGGCACTTGTTGATGAGAACAAGGATGAAATGAAGGATAGGGCAAAGTTTGGTATGGCGATCAGAGAGTGGGACTCAAGAGCCAAGGGTAGCTGGCGTCTACAAGTTCTTTACTCGATCTTGGTTGATGTTCTAGAAGGATCAACGAGCCGAGAAGAGATTTTGATGGGATGGCTGCGTTTCTTGGACCACCTGGTAGAACTTGATCTGATGCATGTCACGAAACTTGACAGGATCATTGATGGAACTGACCTCTCGAAGGCACTTGGAGTGAAGCcagggaggtggatgggtgCGGCGCTCGAAGTTGTGATGGAGTGGCAGTTAAGGAACCCAGAGGTCGAGGATCCAGCAGGAGCAgttgaggaggtgaagaagcGGCGGGTTGAGTTGGGGATTAAATAG
- a CDS encoding hypothetical protein (COG:S; EggNog:ENOG503P45F), with translation MSWYKALLDAASAMHEKPDSIVDAIQALSQEVPDSITLDELLTGVRETVASSDKTRPENTERVQKALVVALTCLQQPDRIQEKASDQATAQELARVISTAIAPVLPVLNDDNGLPASFNDALSNNNKALNTHCKATSTIGLQCLEAIDSVFNPPTLDDDTLLSLIAYSHPDQNWSDDPTKIAKIAAAILKTYPFPNRTDFITSTILQSYLRPLFSKSKPSTITSSGRKAEYQTDNSRDGIPDDTVATKPWKFTDLRSIPVFSWAVTEANNALISTHWPSYIPVLLTLADDSTTPIRQTGLNILSNFLTKIPAKTLQDTGLGQVFADAVFPTLSYLPSLTPEDESLQLLEPAYKALLVLAEKQSATGGKDGSGSNPRHKLLDHLIREGIFTGYFHAKNHVRIVELLCRETVEIVDAMGVHAVKHLKDIIPMISAILTDPFASAATRTLLSAVKALQAVLRNCWPRLMTGSVWQDEIINALVMCWLNLDEPTNNISDDSLEEVRKELVTSFQALSAIARTEGTDLSVRVEPLVAKAGSLAGLFLGLVDDDMGF, from the exons ATGTCCTGGTACAAGGCGCTGCTTGATGCGGCGTCGGCAATGCATGAGAAGCCAGACTCAATTGTAGATGCGATCCAGGCTTTATCACAGG AGGTCCCGGATTCGATAACACTTGATGAGCTGCTcacgggggtgagggagactGTTGCCTCATCTGACAAGACGAGGCCCGAG AACACAGAAAGGGTGCAAAAGGCCTTGGTGGTTGCACTCACATGTCTGCAACAGCCAGACAGGATACAAGAGAAAGCAAGCGACCAGGCCACTGCACAGGAGCTAGCGAGAGTAATATCAACAGCAATTGCGCCTGTTTTGCCTGTTCTCAACGACGACAATGGCTTACCAGCAT CCTTCAATGATGCTCTGTCCAACAATAACAAAGCCCTCAATACCCACTGCAAAGCCACCTCCACGATAGGTCTCCAATGCCTAGAAGCCATCGACAGTGTTTTCAATCCACCCACCCTGGACGACGACACCCTCCTCAGTCTCATTGCCTACTCTCACCCCGACCAAAACTGGTCTGATGATCCCACCAAAATTGCCAAGATAGCCGCCGCCATTCTCAAGACTTACCCCTTCCCCAATAGAACCGACTTCATCACCTCTACAATCCTCCAGTCGTATCTCCGGCCTCTTTTCTCAAAGTCTAAACCGTCTACTATTACCTCTTCAGGCCGCAAAGCAGAATACCAAACCGACAACTCCCGAGATGGCATCCCCGACGACACCGTTGCAACTAAACCATGGAAGTTTACTGACCTTCGCTCCATTCCGGTGTTCTCATGGGCAGTGACAGAAGCTAAT AACGCCCTGATAAGCACCCACTGGCCCTCCTATATCCCCGTCCTCCTAACCCTCGCTGACgactccaccacccccatccgcCAAACCGGCCTCAACATCCTATCCAACTTCCTCACCAAGATCCCCGCCAAAACCCTGCAGGACACCGGTCTAGGCCAAGTCTTTGCCGATGCTGTATTCCCAACACTGTCTTACCTTCCTTCTTTAACACCCGAGGATGAATCCCTTCAGCTCTTGGAACCAGCCTACAAAGCTTTGCTAGTTTTGGCAGAGAAGCAGTCCGCCACAGGAGGCAAAGACGGGAGCGGTAGTAATCCCAGGCACAAGCTACTCGACCACCTGATCCGCGAGGGCATCTTCACAGGGTACTTTCACGCCAAAAACCATGTCAGGATTGTCGAGCTGCTCTGTCGAGAGACGGTGGAGATTGTAGACGCGATGGGGGTTCATGCTGTTAAACATCTCAAG GATATAATTCCCATGATctccgccatcctcaccgACCCATTCGCTTCCGCCGCAACGCGGACTCTCCTCTCCGCTGTCAAAGCACTCCAGGCGGTTCTGAGGAACTGCTGGCCTAGGCTTATGACTGGGTCGGTTTGGCAGGATGAGATTATTAACGCCCTTGTGATGTGCTGGCTGAATCTTGATGAACCGACTAACAACATCAGTGACGACAGCCTGGAAGAGGTTAGAAAGGAACTGGTTACTTCTTTCCAGGCTTTGTCTGCTATTGCAAGGACAGAGGGGACGGACCTCTCTGTGAGGGTTGAGCCATTGGTGGCGAAGGCTGGGTCTTTGGctgggttgtttttgggtctggttgatgatgatatggGGTTTTGA
- the FIG4 gene encoding phosphatidylinositol-3,5-bisphosphate 5-phosphatase (EggNog:ENOG503NVR3; COG:I), translated as MAADTAETQLAISALVAATPAGGGGGPETPAPVPQAPTPAPVPVLPRQSQAQSQNGPPPPPSRVPELPETEPVLFPPLHNSADTDSVASGKSAPLRTGAGAGLGDDNDEDEPAVAKPFLRTSSPDPASSRPGVGVMAEDDEDEEVRLGYGGIDGAGPRSRLMHKMHRFSLYETASRFYIVGGDVTEKRYRILKIDRINDDESELSITDDKTVYTQKDMNELLDTIDDGNKGTGGLKLRCTTWGLLGFIKFTGPWYMLLITKKSTVAMIGGHYVYQIDGTDLIPLTSPNLKVDQRNTNTEESRFLGILNNLDLTRSFYYSYSYDITRTLQYNITRERAALINGHPCAVDDDFNSMFVWNNHLLQPVAKLLNAPYDWCRPIIHGYIDQAAVSVYGRTAHITVIARRSRYFAGARFLKRGANDLGYVANDVETEQIVSEALTTSFHAPGPKFFANPSYTSYVQHRGSIPLYWTQDNTGVTPKPPIELNLVDPFYSAAALHFDNLFERYGAPIYALNLVKSRERTPRESKLLEEYTRAINYLNQFLPADKKIIHRAWDMSRAAKSRDQDVIGTLEEIAEDVLITTGFFHNGDGYTSPIRVQNGVARTNCIDCLDRTNAAQFVIGKRALGHQLYALGILGDTAINYDTDAVNLFTHMYHDHGDTIAVQYGGSQLVNTMETYRKINQWTSHSRDMIESFKRYYNNSFLDGQRQEAYNLFLGNYIFAHGQPMLWDLATDYYLHHENPRTWLDKRKRDYIHWYTPKFLEPRVLPPYQPTKGKAPHTSKPMSAYDDYWLEYYRPSTLSSFLKMFSYKMNSTLRYIPFKSTLDGRYDLSPFRVRTELGDSEAQEKKKAKKEVTIVAPHDMVRMADDAETSSINEKTGHAGPTPTTTASTGSGSKGIFSHRWLQPDKYATHGIMKDTSHHPNDNSGDEAAKNKQSALEKSRAAQWTFTQVVQESLNPTVSAVEAEDYARYISHPQNLPLVVSSEIPLSEIEPEYQEYVNGSWQWEGLPISTPWPQKLGMPRRDDKEEEEEQEQDRELYLETVTVGENPLTVTEEDAQKKRYKAYRKWLRGKSLFKQQPVD; from the coding sequence ATGGCTGCCGACACAGCAGAAACCCAACTTGCGATCAGCGCCCTAGTTGCTGCCACACCtgcaggcggtggtggtggtcccGAGACACCAGCTCCAGTGCCCCAAGCTCCCACTCCCGCTCCCGTTCCAGTGCTACCACGCCAGTCTCAAGCCCAAAGCCAAAatggccctcctcctcccccttcccgaGTCCCCGAGCTCCCAGAGACCGAGCCCGTCCTGTTTCCCCCGCTTCACAACAGTGCCGACACAGACTCGGTAGCCTCTGGTAAATCGGCACCTTTGCGCACAGGCGCTGGCGCGGGGCTAggcgacgacaacgacgaggacgagccAGCTGTCGCGAAACCCTTCCTGCGAACATCGAGCCCCGACCCAGCATCATCGCGGCCAGGTGTAGGAGTAATGGCagaagacgacgaagacgaggaggttcGCCTCGGATATGGGGGTATCGATGGGGCAGGCCCcaggtcgaggttgatgcACAAGATGCATAGGTTCAGTTTGTACGAGACAGCCAGTCGCTTTTATATTGTCGGCGGCGATGTCACAGAGAAGCGTTATCGTATCCTCAAGATCGACAGGATCAACGATGACGAGTCAGAACTAAGTATCACCGACGACAAGACAGTATATACCCAGAAGGACATGAACGAGCTGCTAGATACGATCGACGATGGGAACAAGGGAACGGGTGGACTGAAGCTTCGATGTACGACATGGGGTTTGTTGGGGTTCATCAAGTTTACCGGTCCCTGGTACAtgcttctcatcaccaagaagagCACTGTGGCCATGATAGGCGGCCACTACGTTTACCAAATCGACGGCACCGACCTCATTCCCTTAACATCACCCAATCTCAAAGTGGATCAACgaaacaccaacaccgaggaGTCGAGATTCCTGGGCATTCTGAACAACCTGGATCTTACGCGCTCCTTCTACTACAGCTACTCGTATGATATCACGCGGACATTGCAGTACAACATCACCAGAGAGCGGGCTGCGCTGATCAATGGCCACCCCTGTGCGGTTGACGATGATTTCAATTCCATGTTTGTCTGGAATAACCACTTGCTTCAGCCAGTTGCGAAACTTCTCAATGCGCCGTATGACTGGTGTCGCCCTATAATCCACGGGTACATCGACCAAGCCGCCGTTTCGGTCTACGGCAGGACAGCACACATCACTGTCATTGCTCGCCGCAGTCGGTACTTTGCTGGCGCTCGTTTCTTGAAGAGAGGCGCCAATGATTTGGGCTATGTCGCCAATGATGTAGAGACTGAGCAGATTGTATCAGAGGCCCTCACGACCTCGTTCCATGCGCCTGGTCCCAAGTTCTTTGCCAACCCTTCTTATACTTCGTATGTGCAACACCGTGGGTCTATTCCTCTCTACTGGACGCAGGACAACACAGGTGTGACTCCGAAACCTCCAATCGAGCTGAACCTGGTCGACCCCTTCTACAGTGCGGCCGCCCTGCACTTTGACAACCTCTTCGAGCGCTATGGGGCACCCATCTACGCACTTAATCTGGTAAAGTCTCGTGAGAGGACACCTCGAGAAAGCAAGTTACTCGAAGAATACACGCGTGCCATCAACTACCTCAACCAGTTCTTACCAGCAGACAAGAAGATCATCCATCGTGCCTGGGACATGTCCCGTGCCGCGAAGAGTCGTGATCAAGATGTCATCGGGACGCTTGAGGAGATCGCAGAAGATGTATTGATCACCACGGGCTTCTTTCACAATGGGGACGGTTACACATCTCCTATCCGCGTCCAGAACGGGGTGGCGCGCACAAACTGCATAGACTGTCTCGACAGAACCAATGCCGCTCAGTTTGTCATTGGCAAGCGGGCACTTGGACATCAACTCTACGCGCTCGGCATCCTTGGGGACACAGCCATCAACTATGATACTGACGCTGTCAACTTGTTCACACACATGTACCATGACCATGGTGACACCATAGCCGTCCAATACGGTGGCTCACAGCTCGTCAACACGATGGAGACTTACCGCAAGATCAACCAGTGGACAAGTCACTCCCGAGATATGATTGAGAGCTTCAAGCGGTATTACAACAACTCCTTTCTTGATGGGCAGCGCCAGGAAGCCTACAACCTTTTTCTGGGCAACTACATTTTTGCCCACGGCCAGCCAATGCTGTGGGATCTAGCAACAGACTACTACCTTCATCACGAAAACCCACGCACATGGCTTGAtaagagaaaaagagattACATCCATTGGTATACACCGAAATTCCTCGAACCGCGAGTCCTCCCACCCTACCAGCCCACCAAAGGAAAGGCTCCCCACACCAGCAAGCCAATGTCGGCCTATGATGACTACTGGCTTGAGTACTATCGCCCTTCCACATTATCTTCCTTCCTCAAGATGTTCTCTTACAAAATGAACTCCACCCTCCGATACATCCCCTTCAAATCAACCCTCGACGGCCGGTACGATCTCAGCCCCTTCCGAGTCCGCACCGAGCTGGGCGACAGTGAAGcgcaagaaaagaagaaagccaAGAAAgaagtcacaatcgttgcTCCCCACGACATGGTTCGCATGGCCGACGACGCGGAGACATCCTCGATCAACGAAAAGACAGGCCATGCTGGACCAACTCCCACCACAACAGCCAGCACAGGAAGCGGCAGCAAAGGCATCTTCTCCCACCGCTGGCTCCAACCAGACAAATATGCCACCCATGGTATAATGAAAGacacctcccaccaccccaacgaCAACAGCGGCGACGAAGCAGCAAAAAACAAACAATCGGCCCTTGAGAAATCCCGCGCGGCACAATGGACTTTTACCCAAGTAGTCCAGGAATCTCTCAACCCCACCGTCAGCGCGGTAGAAGCGGAAGACTACGCGCGCTACATTTCGCACCCGCAGAATTTACCGCTGGTGGTGTCGAGCGAGATACCGCTCTCGGAAATCGAGCCAGAGTACCAGGAGTATGTCAATGGGAGTTGGCAGTGGGAAGGGCTGCCGATTTCGACGCCCTGGCCCCAGAAGCTggggatgccgaggagggatgataaggaggaggaggaggagcaggagcaggataGGGAGTTATATTTGGAGACTGTGACGGTGGGGGAGAACCCGCTGACGgttaccgaggaggatgcgcagaagaagaggtatAAGGCTTATAGGaagtggttgagggggaagagcTTGTTTAAACAGCAGCCGGTGGATTAG
- a CDS encoding hypothetical protein (EggNog:ENOG503P7C9) produces MPSSTSEACESSARHLVILTRLGDSTLRSNPSRRIMAYSTKVVGPLSSPRGREDNVLIIPKPPPPRPSLPGRRVKQVAPFSHPEITRRRPLRSTTVLTEYTTITTTPVVVVLVEGPFTTGYAQDTATTQKANLLFSTKRGTLLTRTRIAGVAEPTRTIFVAMDAALYAPPPEPTASAAVDLPQDPGNGAMLAGECASAQYTLIDDGGPTLIYAPFVGCINNKPDCCPYTPATMAQKFKAVVTASSDVFPTPQNQQDSTMKSCAADYYSVSGSCCPSGYVLWTSVMGGQTPCIRALTVTTEVQTITNTPAATTTKPTMAVTGVVFAMAYPLEETSGGLPSGTIAGIVVGIIMGVFFLAAVIFFSCRYRRSKQLKNFKKELHQNFYGDNGTGTSEVPTLVNNTNANSTRGSTTTTMAHHRPQSSLCGTHYLHRKTIKRDSVASLGHKEERDLSQVDNPDERYTPDSAYPQRPPAKEAMVRRESSVHSLDSQLSLHDENCYDNILPSPGTPGTLADGNNNHNIRNSSNNPTNDWAVSGSELHLAKPQRLSRGYPKIVYTHSHGHGSNTSVPTTVNGGEGGGTGRPSTSTSGSASGSGSICSKPSTRLEVMPGTPEEDNKTNGNRERQKVEV; encoded by the exons ATGCCCTCGAGCACCTCGGAAGCATGCGAGTCGTCCGCGCGTCACCTTGTAATCCTCACTCGTCTCGGAGATTCAACATTGCGGTCTAATCCTTCCCGTAGGATCATGGCCTACTCGACGAAAGTTGTCGGGCCTTTATCGAGTCCGCGCGGTAGGGAAGACAATGTCCTGATCAttcccaaacctcctcctccaaggcCATCGCTCCCTGGCCGCCGTGTCAAGCAGGTTGCGCCTTTTTCTCATCCGGAAATCACTCGCCGGCGGCCCTTACGATCCACTACCGTCTTGACAGAGTATACCACtattaccaccacccccgtcgTTGTTGTCTTGGTCGAAGGTCCTTTCACCACTGGCTATGCTCAAGACACGGCCACCACACAAAAAGCAAACCTTTTGTTTTCTACCAAGCGAGGAACACTGTTAACAAGGACAAG GATCGCTGGAGTGGCAGAGCCCACTCGGACAATCTTTGTGGCCATGGATGCCGC CCTGTATGCCCCTCCGCCGGAACCGACAGCGTCTGCGGCCGTCGACCTCCCTCAGGATCCAGGAAATGGAGCGATGCTCGCAGGGGAGTGTGCGTCGGCGCAGTATACACTCATCGATGATGGTGGGCCGACCTTGATATATGCGCCCTTTGTGGGCTGTATCAACAATAAACCAGATTGTTGTCCCTATACACCCGCAACCATGGCTCAAAAGTTCAAGGCCGTTGTCACAGCCAGTTCCGATGTGTTTCCCACTCCGCAAAATCAGCAAGATTCCACAATGAAAAGTTGTGCTGCCGATTACTACTCCGTCTCTGGAAGTTGCTGCCCAAG CGGCTACGTACTTTGGACCTCCGTCATGGGTGGCCAAACACCATGTATAAGGGCTCTCACAGTAACCACCGAGGTGcagaccatcaccaacacgCCGGCCGCGACAACAACGAAACCGACCATGGCCGTCACGGGCGTTGTCTTTGCCATGGCCTATCCACTGGAGGAAACCTCGGGAGGACTCCCGAGTGGAACAATCGCAGGCATAGTCGTGGGCATCATCATGGGAGTATTCTTCCTAGCGGCGGTGATATTCTTCAGTTGCCGCTACCGGCGCAGCAAACAACTGAAGAACTTCAAGAAGGAACTCCATCAAAACTTCTATGGCGATAACGGGACTGGAACATCGGAAGTTCCGACGCTCGTTAACAATACGAACGCCAACAGTACACGGGGAAGCACTACTACCACGATGGCGCATCATCGGCCACAAAGCTCCCTTTGCGGCACCCATTACCTCCACCGCAAGACCATCAAGCGCGACTCGGTCGCCAGCCTCGGGCACAAAGAGGAGCGAGACTTGTCCCAGGTCGATAACCCCGACGAACGATACACACCCGACTCGGCCTACCCCCAAAGACCGCCAGCCAAGGAAGCGATGGTAAGGCGGGAATCATCAGTACACAGTCTGGATTCGCAGCTATCTCTCCATGACGAGAACTGTTACGACAACATCTTGCCCTCCCCGGGCACGCCAGGGACTTTGGCAGATGGGAATAACAATCACAATATCCGTAACAGCAGCAATAATCCAACCAACGATTGGGCTGTCTCTGGGTCGGAATTGCACCTGGCAAAACCGCAGAGGCTGTCGAGGGGATACCCGAAGATAGTGTACACTCATTCCCATGGACATGGGAGCAATACAAGTGTGCCGACTACGGTGAatggtggcgagggtgggggaACGGGGAGGCCGTCCACCTCTACTTCAGGGAGTGCGAGCGGGTCGGGAAGTATTTGCAGTAAGCCGTCGACAAGGTTGGAAGTTATGCCGGGAACGCCGGAGGAGGATAATAAGACCAATGGGAACAGGGAGAGGCAGAAGGTTGAGGTTTGA
- a CDS encoding hypothetical protein (EggNog:ENOG503PIKZ): MPTRPSRLPRRISHSTPPSTTYARDYTEHDDDHDSSRGRRRGRADDHHHRRHRRRRSVESDDGIYHDPRDRRSHKSRGRGRSVDSDDDTYRESREKRSRRSQRRDRSTDSEDSTYHGKSRHQSRRRDRSIDSQDKRHHSHDEETSRRGRHRSVRHPLRGSHRSPSRSSSASSSSSESDFDRVRDPSPRQPGRLHRLARSVSRLGRRRKPSVSSRSRSRSCKGREDSHVRSRSHPPHHHHSSSKHNESHSPADIIYTAARTAFEAGAVAALKLRDDPSPLIGAKGGKIVAAAVGAAVVDTFIDQKHPKRKGGLRHTVMRQATQMAIGNIVMPAVIHADKRHGKGVPVQTSVRGKSAWFGNMKAAGAKAGGGVRAGGGRR; encoded by the coding sequence ATGCCTACCCGTCCATCAAGATTACCCCGGCGCATCAGTCATTCCACGCCCCCGAGCACAACGTACGCTCGGGATTACACCGAACACGACGATGATCATGACAGTTCCAGAGGACGGCGAAGGGGTCGAGCAGATGATCACCATCATCGACGACacagaagaaggaggagtgtCGAGTCAGACGATGGAATTTACCATGATCCAAGAGATCGCCGCTCTCACAAGAgtcgaggaaggggaagaagtgTCGACTCAGACGACGACACTTACCGCGAGTCAAGAGAGAAGCGCTCTCGCAGAAGCCAAAGAAGGGACAGAAGCACCGATTCCGAGGACAGCACTTACCACGGCAAGTCCCGACATCAAAGCCGAAGAAGAGACAGGAGCATCGACTCACAAGACAAGCGCCACCACTCGCACGACGAAGAAACCTCAAGACGAGGTCGACATCGATCAGTACGCCACCCCCTGAGAGGTTCACACCGATCGCCATCTcgatcatcatcagcctcttcctcctcatcagagAGCGACTTTGACCGTGTCCGTGACCCTTCCCCCAGACAGCCCGGTCGTCTCCACCGCCTAGCCCGCAGCGTCAGCCGTCTAGGACGTCGTCGCAAACCATCCGTCTCATCGCGTTCCAGGTCCAGGAGTTGCAAGGGCAGGGAAGACTCGCACGTCCGCTCCAgatcccacccaccccaccaccaccactcctcATCAAAACACAACGAATCCCACTCTCCCGCAGACATCATCTACACAGCCGCACGCACCGCCTTTGAAGCAGGAGCAGTGGCCGCTCTCAAGCTGCGGGATGATCCCTCGCCATTGATAGGTGCCAAAGGTGGCAAGATTGTCGCTGCCGCCGTCGGAGCTGCTGTTGTCGACACGTTCATCGACCAAAAGCACCCTAAGCGGAAAGGAGGGTTGAGACACACTGTCATGAGGCAGGCTACTCAGATGGCGATAGGAAACATCGTTATGCCGGCTGTCATACACGCTGATAAGAGACACGGAAAGGGAGTCCCAGTGCAGACAAGTGTAAGGGGCAAAAGTGCATGGTTTGGGAATATGAAGGCTGCTGGTGCAAAGGCCGGAGGGGGCGTGAGagcgggtggtgggaggaggtaa
- a CDS encoding hypothetical protein (COG:S; EggNog:ENOG503P2C2), which produces MRILGLHGQGTSAYIFKSQTVALRAKLPKSYEFDFVDAPFHCAPAPGIKVLFDSSHYTWWPKATINGIKGAHKWLIDYIEENGPYDAVICFSQGCSLVSSFLIYHNLETPEEPLPFKAAIFICGGLPLGVLEDLNLPITEKAHAVNDATGALLKKKAGALIDLAKNLDKIKPGMGLWDDVNGLLHDPSKMPDETDVFGIDFTAMPKEAMIKIPTIHIYGAKDPRWPSSVQLAYFCENKKEYDHGGGHDIPRSTDVSIKIAKMLEDLREEIGA; this is translated from the exons atgagaATTCTAGGTCTCCATGGTCAAGGGACAAGTGCCTACATCTTCAAATCTCAAACAG TTGCTTTGAGAGCAAAGCTCCCAAAAAGCTACGAATTCGACTTTGTTGATGCCCCATTTCATTGTGCCCCAGCACCAGGTATCAAGGTTTTGTTCGACTCCAGTCATTACACTTGGTGGCCAAAAGCAACCATCAACGGCATCAAAGGTGCGCACAAGTGGTTGATTGACTACATCGAGGAAAACGGACCGTACGACGCCGTGATTTGCTTTTCCCAGGGCTGCTCCTTAGTTAGCAGCTTCCTTATCTACCACAACCTCGAAACACCCGAGGAACCTCTACCATTCAAAGCAGCCATCTTCATCTGCGGCGGTCTCCCTCTCGGTGTCCTCGAAGATCTCAACTTGCCCATCACAGAAAAGGCTCATGCTGTCAACGATGCCACGGGTGCGCTGCTCAAGAAAAAGGCCGGCGCATTGATTGATCTGGCGAAGAATCTCGACAAAATCAAGCCGGGCATGGGACTGTGGGACGACGTCAACGGGTTGCTTCACGACCCGTCAAAGATGCCAGACGAGACAGATGTGTTTGGGATTGACTTTACCGCCATGCCAAAGGAAGCCATGATCAAGATTCCAACAATTCACATCTACGGTGCTAAGGACCCAAGGTGGCCATCGAGTGTTCAGTTGGCGTACTTTTGcgagaacaagaaggagTACGATCACGGGGGTGGACATGATATCCCTCGGTCGACGGATGTTTCCATCAAGATTGCGAAGATGTTGGAggatttgagggaggagattggaGCATAA